DNA sequence from the Deinococcus depolymerans genome:
GTTACGCGAAAATCATGCGGGTGCTGAGCCGACGCCAGCCGACCCTGACCGTCCTGATGGACCAGGTGAACAAACCCCACAACCTGTCCGCCATCATCCGCACCTGCGACGCCGTGGGCGTCCTCGAAGCGCACGCCGTGGCTCCCAAGGGCGGGAAACTCGCGGAATTCGAGGGGCACACCTTCGAAGCCACGAGCGGCAGCGCCCACAAGTGGGTGACCGTGAACCGCCACCAGGACGCCGCGCAGGCCGTCCGCGACCTCCAGGCGCAGGGCGTGCAGGTGCTCGCCACGCACCTCTCGCAGCGCAGCGTGGACTACCGCGACGCCGACTACACCCGCCCCACCTGCGTGCTGCTGGGCGCCGAGAAGTGGGGCGTGGGCGACGAGGCCGCCGACGCTGCCGACGGGAACATCATCATTCCCATGTTCGGCATGGTGCAGAGCCTGAACGTGTCGGTCGCCGCCGCCACCATCCTGTTCGAGGCGCAACGCCAGCGGCTCGCCGCCGGGATGTACGACACGCCCCAACTGACCCCGCAGGCCCTCGCGGACCGCGCGTTCGAGTGGGCGTACCCGGACCTGGCCCCCGCCTACCGCGAGCGTGGCGAGGCGTACCCCCCGCTGGACGAGCACGGGCAGATCATCGCCTGACCGGTCACCCGCCCCCCGGCGCGGGTTGATGAGGGGCTGGTCATATGGGCTGACCGGCCCCCTTCGTGTCCGGCGTACACTGACAGACATGAGCGACCTTCTGGACACCATCCGCGACCTCGCCAAACCGACCGACAGCAAGATCCTGATGGTCGTCCTCGACGGCGTGGGCGGCCTGCCCCTCGAAACGAACGGCGACACCGAACTCGCCGCCGCGAAGACCCCCAACCTCGACGCACTCGCCGCGCAGAGCCAGCTCGGGCAGGTCGAACTCGTCGGCGCCGGCATCACGCCCGGCAGCGGCCCCGGCCACCTCAGCCTCTTCGGGTACGACCCCCTGAAGTACATCGTCGGACGCGGCGCCCTCTCGGCCGTCGGGATCGGCGTGAAGCTCGGTGCCGGTGACGTCGCCGTGCGCGGCAACTTCGCCACCCTCGGCGACGACCGCATCGTGCAGGACCGCCGCGCCGGCCGCCCCAGCGACGAGAAGAACGCCGAGATCGTCACCAAACTCAGGG
Encoded proteins:
- the trmH gene encoding tRNA (guanosine(18)-2'-O)-methyltransferase TrmH; translation: MTPERYAKIMRVLSRRQPTLTVLMDQVNKPHNLSAIIRTCDAVGVLEAHAVAPKGGKLAEFEGHTFEATSGSAHKWVTVNRHQDAAQAVRDLQAQGVQVLATHLSQRSVDYRDADYTRPTCVLLGAEKWGVGDEAADAADGNIIIPMFGMVQSLNVSVAAATILFEAQRQRLAAGMYDTPQLTPQALADRAFEWAYPDLAPAYRERGEAYPPLDEHGQIIA